Proteins from a genomic interval of Phlebotomus papatasi isolate M1 chromosome 3, Ppap_2.1, whole genome shotgun sequence:
- the LOC129807893 gene encoding uncharacterized protein LOC129807893 isoform X2, whose protein sequence is MDDFGEVQKNSLKKQKFTESSVCPGASTSKGGLSSLKEFTAILEKQIEREELQKAGLTPQEQDLYFEFRENPQLKKETQSFRDKLCVINEKIMDYFKDDSQGTKFRRPIDDIAKIEMELLDDLSDVPSLKKRRKLMLKEEKKLEKILRTPFSSEVRPDVGKKSSKSKWDQR, encoded by the exons ATGGATGACTTTGGAGAAGTCCagaaaaattctctaaagaAGCAAAAGTTCACTGAAAGTAGCGTCTGTCCTGGAGCTTCTACTTCAAAGGGAGGTCTTTCATCCCTCAAAGAATTCACAGCAATCCTTGAGAAACAAATCGAACGAGAGGAACTTCAGAAAGCAGGTCTTACGCCTCAAGAACAAGATCTCTACTTTGAATTCCGGGAAAATCCGCAGCTTAAGAAAGAGACCCAATCCTTCCGGGACAAGCTTTGCGTGATAAATGAAAAGATCATGGATTATTTCAA GGACGATTCCCAAGGAACAAAATTCAGACGACCAATTGATGATATTGCTAAAATTGAGATGGAGCTATTGGATGATCTTTCGGATGTTCCCAGCCTCAAGAAACGCAGGAAATTGATGTTGAAGGAAGAGAAGAAACTGGAGAAAATCCTCAGAACACCATTTAGTTCAGAAGTGAGGCCAGATGTTGGTAAGAAGTCATCGAAATCAAAATGGGATCAACGTTGA
- the LOC129807882 gene encoding farnesol dehydrogenase-like, with protein sequence MNKSSVDSQMPRRKISCSGKRAIKMDRWVNRVAVVTGASSGIGAEIAKDLTKSGMIVVGLARRVERFDELKSGLPDEQKNNFHGLKCDVMDEEEVAKTFAAIEEKFGGIDVLVNNAGVYDPSMKLFQEGNSSKISETINTNITGFISCTREAFKSMKKRSFPGHIINMNSISGHNVPNLPTDYYFNVYAATKHAITALTETERQEFAKERLGIKVSSISPGICQTDLSPHFSKEALVSYPHLYPRDVSNAVLYVLGTPPHVQIQELTIKPIRVNS encoded by the coding sequence ATGAATAAAAGTTCAGTTGATAGTCAAATGCCTAGAAGAAAAATTTCCTGTTCAGGAAAACGTGCAATTAAGATGGATCGTTGGGTGAATAGAGTGGCTGTGGTGACGGGAGCTAGTTCGGGAATTGGTGCAGAAATTGCCAAAGATCTCACAAAATCTGGAATGATTGTTGTGGGATTGGCCAGGAGAGTTGAGCGTTTTGATGAGTTGAAAAGTGGTCTGCCGGATGAgcagaaaaacaattttcacgGATTGAAGTGCGATGTGATGGATGAGGAGGAAGTTGCAAAGACTTTTGCAGcaattgaggaaaaatttggTGGAATTGATGTTTTGGTGAATAATGCTGGAGTCTATGATCCCTCCATGAAACTCTTCCAGGAGGGTAATTCGTCAAAAATCAGCGAAACTATCAATACAAATATCACGGGATTTATTTCATGTACCCGAGAAGCCTTCAAGTCCATGAAGAAACGCTCTTTTCCTGGTCATATCATCAACATGAACAGCATCTCGGGGCACAATGTACCCAATTTACCCACGGATTACTACTTCAATGTCTACGCAGCCACAAAGCATGCCATCACAGCTCTAACTGAGACAGAAAGGCAGGAATTTGCCAAGGAACGATTGGGAATTAAAGTTTCCAGCATAAGTCCAGGAATTTGCCAGACAGACTTATCCCCCCATTTCAGCAAAGAAGCCCTGGTCAGCTATCCACATCTCTATCCCCGAGACGTCTCAAATGCCGTCCTGTACGTTCTGGGAACTCCGCCACATGTTCAGATCCAGGAACTAACAATTAAACCCATCAGAGTGAATTCGTAA
- the LOC129807888 gene encoding farnesol dehydrogenase-like, with translation MDRWVNKVAVVTGASSGIGAGIAKDLVRAGMIVVGLARKVKKVEELKDDLPEKVRDNLHAVKCDVMKEEEIIQTFEWIGENVGGVDVLVNNAGFLDTSVRLIDENNSAAIYNTINTNIMGLILCTREAFKTMKKGSFVGHVININSVAGHIVPQTVDPYTLNVYPASKFAVTALTEMFRQEFYKESSKVKITSISPGVVQTEMVPVDSENVPVYPYLHIQDVCEAVRYTLATPPNLNIQEIIMKPLGANY, from the coding sequence ATGGATCGTTGGGTGAATAAAGTGGCTGTTGTGACGGGAGCTAGTTCGGGAATTGGTGCTGGAATTGCTAAGGATTTAGTCAGGGCTGGAATGATTGTTGTGGGATTGGctagaaaagtgaaaaaagtcGAAGAACTGAAGGATGATTTGCCTGAAAAGGTGCGAGATAATCTGCATGCAGTCAAGTGCGATGTGATGAAGGAGGAAGAGATCATTCAGACATTTGAGTGGATTGGAGAGAATGTTGGTGGAGTTGATGTCTTGGTCAATAATGCTGGATTTCTTGATACATCTGTACGTTTAATTGATGAGAATAATTCTGCAGCAATCTACAATACAATCAATACAAatattatgggattgattttgTGCACGAGGGAAGCTTTTAAGACGATGAAGAAGGGATCATTTGTTGGGCATGTGATTAATATTAATAGTGTTGCTGGTCATATTGTTCCTCAGACTGTTGATCCCTATACGCTCAATGTCTATCCAGCATCTAAATTTGCCGTGACGGCATTGACGGAAATGTTTCGGCAGGAATTCTACAAAGAGAGTTCCAAAGTCAAAATCACGAGTATCAGTCCAGGAGTTGTTCAGACAGAAATGGTGCCAGTTGATAGTGAAAATGTCCCTGTCTATCCTTATCTTCACATTCAGGATGTTTGTGAAGCTGTGAGGTACACTCTAGCAACGCCTCCAAATCTCAATATCCAGGAAATCATAATGAAACCTCTTggtgcaaattattga
- the LOC129807885 gene encoding farnesol dehydrogenase-like produces the protein MDRWVNKVAVVTGASAGIGAQVAKDLATLGVIVVGLARRDERVEALKNELPEKVRKNLHGMKCDVTNEAEIVSVFSKIVEKFGGIDILINNAGIGNFHVRLIDPGSSSSINDTVQTNILGLINCTRQAFSSMKDRKVAGHIINISSMAAHRYLIPPPGLSHFNFNVYPATKHAVKALTEQFRQEVTKEGLGIKVSSISPPIVESEFAEEYQSDIMKKLPHLLPSDISQSVIYILSTPPHVNVQDVLLKPVGALA, from the coding sequence ATGGATCGTTGGGTGAATAAAGTGGCTGTTGTGACGGGAGCGAGTGCAGGAATTGGTGCTCAAGTTGCCAAGGATTTGGCCACATTGGGAGTGATTGTCGTAGGATTGGCTCGAAGGGATGAAAGAGTCGAAGCTCTGAAAAATGAATTACCGGAAAAGGTGCGAAAAAACCTGCATGGAATGAAGTGCGATGTGACAAACGAAGCCGAGATTGTCTCAGTATTTTCCAAGATTGTGGAAAAGTTTGGTGGAATTGATATTCTTATCAATAACGCTGGGATTGGGAATTTTCATGTGAGGCTCATCGATCCTGGAAGTTCATCTTCAATCAATGATACAGTGCAGACaaatattttgggattgatcaATTGCACAAGACAAGCTTTCTCGTCCATGAAAGATAGAAAAGTTGCTGGTCACATTATCAATATTAGCAGTATGGCTGCTCATCGGTACTTGATACCTCCTCCAGGTCTTTcacatttcaatttcaatgtCTATCCAGCTACAAAGCATGCAGTGAAAGCCCTTACTGAACAATTTCGCCAGGAAGTGACCAAAGAGGGATTAGGGATCAAAGTCAGCAGCATTAGTCCACCAATTGTTGAATCAGAATTTGCTGAAGAATATCAAAGTGATATAATGAAGAAGCTACCGCATCTATTGCCCTCTGATATCTCTCAATCTGTTATCTACATCTTATCAACACCTCCACATGTGAATGTTCAAGACGTGCTGCTAAAACCCGTGGGAGCGTTGGCTTAA
- the LOC129807887 gene encoding farnesol dehydrogenase-like, whose translation MDRWVNKVAVVTGASSGIGAEIAKDLAKAGMIVVGLARRVERVESLRQELPESARKLLHAVKCDVTSEEEIVKTFEWIEKTLGGVDVLINNAGIGSIDKKLVDSGNSDLIKNTVNTNLLGVVFCTREAFQSMKKRSVPGHIVNINSVLGHSIPMIPKEFGTFNFNVYPATKFGVTALTETYRQEFFRERFGVKITSISPGTVQTEIGPAFSEKALKNIPHLMPKDISEAVLYTLGTPPHVNVQELLIRPTCSL comes from the coding sequence ATGGATCGTTGGGTGAATAAAGTGGCTGTTGTGACGGGAGCTAGTTCGGGAATTGGTGCAGAAATCGCCAAAGATTTGGCAAAAGCTGGAATGATTGTTGTGGGATTGGCCAGGAGAGTTGAAAGAGTTGAGAGTCTGAGGCAAGAATTACCAGAATCAGCTCGAAAGCTGCTGCATGCAGTAAAGTGCGATGTTACAAGTGAAGAAGAAATCGTCAAGACTTTTGAGTGGATTGAAAAGACTCTTGGAGGAGTTGATGTCCTCATCAATAATGCTGGGATTGGGAGTATTGATAAGAAGCTCGTGGACAGTGGAAATTCGGATTTGATCAAAAATACTGTCAATACGAATCTTCTGGGAGTTGTTTTCTGCACCCGGGAGGCTTTTCAGTCAATGAAGAAACGTTCAGTTCCTGGACACATTGTCAACATCAATAGCGTCCTTGGACATTCAATCCCGATGATTCCCAAGGAATTTGGTACTTTCAACTTCAACGTGTACCCAGCAACGAAATTTGGCGTGACTGCTCTCACGGAAACCTATCGACAGGAGTTCTTTAGGGAAAGATTTGGCGTGAAGATCACCAGTATCAGTCCAGGCACTGTGCAGACAGAAATTGGACCGGCTTTCAGTGAGAAAGCCCTCAAAAATATTCCCCATTTAATGCCTAAAGACATCTCAGAGGCAGTTCTCTATACTCTTGGTACCCCACCTCATGTCAATGTCCAAGAACTTTTGATAAGACCAACTTGCTCTTTGTAA
- the LOC129807890 gene encoding non-structural maintenance of chromosomes element 3 homolog gives MSLDELAISMTKFFLNIAEKKASTKKSEIIGALRDKGVTNQNYLEVFLRAEKHLTQIFGYSVKEVSVKTSKVLLIVPKDITSHLVVPPEKQPETTLLYLLLTYIFMKGNDVPELSVIKFLDSLQVSLDDENHLYFGNVKKHITETFVKQLYLTRNKIDEEGGTEFIVYYSWGPRSTLELSKKEILDYVSTLLNRPAECFVEQYKEVHGEKSLPNSTQMNKSKRSQR, from the exons ATGTCTCTGGATGAACTTGCAATTTCAATGACTAAATTCTTCCTCAACATCGCTGAGAAGAAGGCATCAACGAAAAAGAGTGAAATAATTGGTGCACTCAGGGACAAAGGAGTAACCAACCAGAACTACTTGGAAGTTTTCTTGCGAGCAGAAAAGCATCTTACACAG ATTTTTGGGTACAGTGTCAAGGAGGTATCAGTGAAAACTAGCAAAGTTTTGCTCATTGTACCAAaggacataacctcacatttggTTGTTCCTCCGGAAAAACAGCCCGAGACTACTCTTCTCTACCTTCTGCTCACCTACATTTTCATGAAGGGCAATGATGTACCAGAATTATCTGTGATAAAGTTCCTCGACAGTCTACAGGTCAGCCTGGACGATGAGAATCACCTGTACTTTGGAAACGTCAAGAAACACATCACAGAGACCTTTGTGAAGCAACTCTACCTGACCAGAAACAAAATTGACGAGGAGGGTGGAACAGAATTCAT AGTTTATTATTCCTGGGGCCCAAGGAGTACTCTTGAACTCTCCAAGAAGGAAATCCTGGATTACGTTTCAACG CTCCTGAACAGACCTGCCGAGTGCTTTGTGGAGCAGTACAAGGAAGTCCACGGAGAAAAGTCTCTGCCGAATTCCACGCAGATGAATAAATCCAAGCGCTCTCAACGTTGA